The following coding sequences lie in one Streptomyces xiamenensis genomic window:
- a CDS encoding DUF3000 domain-containing protein, whose amino-acid sequence MNGPGAEAPYAFRRAVAALGAARPRPEVRLAPMPAPRRLAPYAHALEAEVTVDGAELADGRFILLHSPQGDETWRGDFRVVTLARADLDPELGADPLLPEVAWSWLMEALEGRGLAPLEESGTVTRAGSYFFGGLGDRPPRTEVELRASWTPRDPEEAGGHLLAWCALLAQCAGLPPETAGGTVAAFPRRRGPRPV is encoded by the coding sequence ATGAACGGCCCCGGCGCTGAGGCTCCTTACGCGTTCCGGCGGGCGGTGGCGGCGCTCGGCGCCGCACGGCCGCGGCCCGAGGTGCGGCTGGCACCGATGCCGGCCCCGCGCCGGCTGGCCCCGTACGCGCACGCCCTGGAGGCGGAGGTGACGGTCGACGGCGCGGAGCTGGCGGACGGCCGGTTCATCCTGCTGCACAGCCCGCAGGGCGACGAGACCTGGCGCGGGGACTTCCGGGTGGTGACCCTGGCCCGTGCCGATCTGGACCCGGAGCTGGGCGCTGATCCGCTGTTGCCCGAGGTGGCCTGGTCATGGCTGATGGAGGCGCTGGAGGGGCGGGGTCTGGCCCCGCTGGAGGAGAGCGGCACGGTGACCCGGGCCGGCTCGTACTTCTTCGGCGGGCTCGGTGACCGGCCACCGCGTACCGAGGTGGAGCTGCGGGCGTCGTGGACCCCGCGCGACCCGGAGGAGGCGGGCGGCCATCTCCTGGCCTGGTGCGCGCTGTTGGCGCAGTGCGCGGGGCTGCCGCCGGAGACGGCGGGGGGTACGGTGGCGGCTTTTCCCCGCCGGCGGGGGCCCCGCCCGGTGTAG
- the hemE gene encoding uroporphyrinogen decarboxylase: MTDSPFLRACRREPVPHTPVWFMRQAGRSLPEYRKLRAGTTMLDSCARPDMVTEITLQPVRRHGVDAAVFFSDIVVPLKAIGVDLDIKPGVGPVVARPIRDRSDLEQLRPLEPDDVPYITEAIGLTTAELGATPLIGFAGAPFTLASYLIEGGPSRNHEHTKAMMYGDPQLFHALLDRLAGIASAFLDVQITAGASAVQLFDSWVGALAPADYRAHVLPHSARVFRSVEHHGVPRIHFGVGTGELLGLMSEAGADVVGADWRIPLDEASRRIGGGKAVQGNLDPAVLFAPRAAVEAQAQQVLDAATALPGHIFNLGHGVLPDTDPDALTRLTEYVHERTAR, translated from the coding sequence CTGACCGATTCCCCGTTTCTGCGGGCCTGCCGCCGGGAACCGGTGCCGCACACCCCGGTGTGGTTCATGCGCCAGGCCGGGCGCTCGCTGCCCGAGTACCGCAAGCTGCGGGCCGGCACCACGATGCTCGACTCCTGCGCACGGCCCGACATGGTCACCGAGATCACCCTCCAGCCGGTGCGCCGGCACGGCGTGGACGCCGCCGTCTTCTTCAGCGACATCGTCGTCCCGCTGAAGGCCATCGGCGTCGACCTCGACATCAAGCCGGGCGTGGGCCCCGTGGTGGCCCGCCCCATCCGTGACCGTTCCGACCTGGAGCAGCTGCGGCCCCTGGAGCCCGACGACGTCCCGTACATCACCGAGGCCATCGGGCTCACCACCGCCGAGCTCGGCGCCACCCCGCTGATCGGCTTCGCCGGAGCGCCGTTCACCCTCGCCAGCTACCTCATCGAGGGCGGGCCCTCCCGCAACCACGAGCACACCAAGGCCATGATGTACGGCGACCCGCAGCTGTTCCACGCGCTGCTGGACCGGCTCGCCGGTATCGCCTCCGCCTTCCTGGACGTGCAGATCACGGCCGGCGCCTCCGCCGTCCAGCTCTTCGACTCCTGGGTGGGCGCGCTGGCCCCCGCCGACTACCGCGCCCACGTGCTGCCGCACTCCGCCAGGGTCTTCCGGTCCGTCGAGCACCACGGCGTGCCCCGCATCCACTTCGGCGTCGGCACCGGCGAACTGCTCGGGCTGATGAGCGAGGCGGGCGCCGATGTCGTCGGCGCCGACTGGCGCATCCCGCTGGACGAGGCGTCCCGCCGCATCGGCGGCGGCAAGGCCGTCCAGGGCAACCTCGACCCCGCCGTGCTGTTCGCCCCGCGCGCCGCCGTCGAGGCCCAGGCGCAGCAGGTGCTGGACGCCGCCACCGCACTGCCCGGACAC